The following is a genomic window from Malus sylvestris chromosome 12, drMalSylv7.2, whole genome shotgun sequence.
CCCACTTCGCCTTTGTCAAAACCATATCCCCAAAAGCCCTCAAGACCCTCTCAACGTGCAGGCTAAGCAGGTGGGGCTTGTAAATCTGCACCATACTGCTTACGTCGAAATACAGGAAACCATATCTGAGCGTTTGGTAGGGAAACTGGTGATTACTTGAACCTGCGATAGACTATGCGAGCATTGGAAGTCTTCTCACTTTCATTCAACCTCTTCAGATGCCCCTTTCCAAGGCCTAATGGATGAATAATCACCATTTTCCTCAGGCTTTGAGCATCCTCAAGGATAAACCTTATGAACTCGATTTGGTTGGTCCCGTAGAAGTGTCGATTAAGGTCTACGGTTACCTCCTTAAGCTGAGAGAGGAAAGGAAGGTTGCTTGACCTCCAGTATTCCATAGTAAGACCTGAACACTGAGAAGGAAGCAGGTAGATCAATTGCAAAGTTCCAAAAACATATCAAGAAACTAATGATAATTGTCAAACCGAACATTTTACTTACTTCATTTAGAATGCAACGGGGCGGCGAAGACTTCACGTCCAAGATAGTTAAATTAGGCATTGCCCTAAGAATAGGGACCAATGCCAACACCAATTCAATACTAAAGTTTCCAATTTTCATAGAGAAATAAAAAACGTTCTCTAAGGGCGGTATTCCTTTCTTGAACAAAGCCTGCAGTTTATTTAAAAAGAAGAATTAAACATCTCACTCTAAATTATGTTTCGTATAACACTTAGCCTGAAGAGTAGTGTCTTTACCTTGATGGTATTGTGATTTAGAGTTAAAGCTTTAACCCGGTGCACGCTGGTAAGGAAGTCAACTGCCTTCACATCAGGTGATAGATCTCTACGTATTATATCGGCCAAAGAAAGCTCAGCCCTTTCTAAGGTCCCGAGCTGGTGGTTGACAGTAATCCCATCCCACTCCAAATTCTTGACATCTGAAGCAAATATGCTTACTGTTGTACACCACTCCGAACGCCAATCTATGCGTACATCTTCAAGCTTATGACCGATGATTTTAAGTCGACGAACTGTCCAACTGTTGCTCGAAATACTAAATGATTTTAGTGATGAGCTTTCAATGGTGATATCACCTACCCCATTCGCTAGATGGATCCTACTGATATCAAGGTCAAGTATTTCAACCTTGCACCTTAAAGCATTTTCGATCCACGAAATAAACCGACGTCCTACCCCCTCACAAATGCATGGGGTTTCATTTCCAAAAATATGTTCACGGACGTCGAATCTAATACCAAAGTGAAGGATTCTGCTCTCCCCACGATGGTCTAAGAACCTATCCACAGAATTTGCGAACCTAGACCACTTATCACAGGTTGATATATCAACTTTAGACAAATCTAATCTGAAACTGGGAGTTGACAAATGGAGCTCCCTGCAGCGTTTGGATAAACTCCCAAAGCGAGAGAGGTCTCCAAATGGAAGCAACGAGAGGATTCTATGAGTAATTTCGTCTGGAAGACTACTCAGCCTATCCACCCTAAACTCTAAGCTAACTCTCGGAACTTTTTCACTACTCTTACTTGCCCTACAAGTCTCCATTacagagagaatgagagatttTAGCAGATCGATTTATACGATGTATTTGGCTCTCCTTTTACCTGCTCGACAAAATAACACGGTATAAGGATACCTTTGATAGCCGGAGGAAAGACACAGAGAGCAAGAGAGGGGAAGAAAAGCTTACCTTTGCTTAACGGCGGCCAGAGGGTGAAGATGATGAGCTTGTTTTGGAGGATTTGCGATGAGCTTTACACCTGCAACACGGAGGAAAAAGAGGGAGGAAAGAAGAAATGTGGCGGAGCcagagggagaagaaaagaatAGATGCTTTGAGTGGATAGATATTTCAATATGATCAGTACACACGAAGTGATATATGTATTattatacaaacaaataataagatACGTAACTTAATATTAATTCCGATTTTCTTCCTCTGTCACCCTCAAGTCGATAAATGGGGGGAGAAAACAGAAGAGCATAACAGCACACAGAAATTGACAAAAGTAGAAGGGAGCAAAAGCAGTAAAGGTTATTtaactctttctttcttttctttagaaCTTCGCATGTGGACATTTTAGGGTTTAGtcaaattaagattttaaagattttaaagattttaaaggattttaaaaatgaTAGATTTGATAAGATTTAAGATGATTAaagaccaaggaagaaaatatcggtaatatcggaaatatcggtagtccgaaaacacggaaatatcgatggaaatatcgggataatatcgatatcgataaaaattatatggaaaccacggaaattataagaaaaacttggaaatttttattgaaactttgcaagatgtttatttagtcaattatctattagtttatcataaaaaattggaaggaaatgcattgcatgatggatttaacattatcaagttgattatatagcgagctggcaaacattatgagtgtaaaaaatatatagtaattaatgaaagaagtttaaacacaccataatcatttatatatattaaattagtacaatattttacactttatacattgtacCATTCCTAAAAGATGTAAAAGTTGAATTATTTACCatgcttttcttttctcacaACGTTACACACCACCTACACACACACGCCACcgacacacacacgcacacacaggatcacacacgccaccacacacgcacaccacacacgcacacacgacTTATATCTGgaaccttctctcttctccctatccctctcccttctcccacaaacacacacacagatcgaCAGATCTCTCGAATTCTCGatcattctctcttctcccttctcccatacacacgcacagagaccttTCTCGATCCTTCTTCCACATGGCATTCTCCTCCTCCCTCGCCTTCCTCCTGGTCCGCGTATTCCGCCTCGTCGGCGAACCCAGGAACTCTGAGTTCTCTTGATCCTTCTCCGCCTTGCTCACCGATCCCACCGATAACAACCCCACCTCTGTCGTTGACTCCAACGACGACCCCCAATCGCCCCCAAACCCCAACCTCAACCTCCACAACAACCACCCATTCTTCTCCTCCCCCCGGAGCCTGCCCCGCCGGCGCCGCGCTCGCCTCCGTCTCTGTTCCCCGTCTACTTCAACCCAAGACCACGCCTGCTTCGCCGTGGGGACAGACCACGAGTTGTGGATCTACAACTACGAGCTCGATCCGTTCTGGAGTTGTGGATCTTTCGCCGCGACTTCGACAACGGCGGGGAATCGGCGTCGTTGAGGCGTAGATCTTAGGTTTGAGCTTGGATTGCAGAGAGATCTGGGCAGCTAGGGGGACGATGCAGCCTCGGCTGTCTTTCCGACGACGGATCCACGACGACtttttcgataatatcgcgatattttgacgataatGAGACATATATGTGAAAAAATATCGAAGCCTctgaaaaacgataatatcggcgaaatatcgccgatattatcgatatttaaaaCCATGTTAAAGACTCTTACAAAATTTATATAGattttttaaagaatttgaatagAATGTGGGGGAATGATTTGAAATCCTAGGGGGTTGAGGTtggatttttttagttttggttatatATAGTTTTTGCTTTCAAATCCTACAAAAtccataattttttaaaatcctttaaaatcttaattttttaatacattcAGATTTGGATggattctaaaatcctttaacatcttttaattgactataCCTAAATTTGAATGAAttctaaaatcttttaattgactacctgaattttaatgaattctaaaatcttttaaaatttaattaactattctaagatttgaaagtttttttaaaacttctcaaatccaagtttgactacaccacttatatttctctttttcaAAATAAGAAAAGACGGGTTCGTAAATCTTTCTTGAcgaatttaaatcatattatcATATTCGTTCGatatcagaaattattttaaatatttttatttaaaattaaatacaaatagtatttgataaaaattaatCAGACTTCAATTTACAGATTTTAAGAATCCTCAccgatccggagaggatcctgttggcttCTCGGCAACTGCTCCTTCCGCATCAAACTTCCAGGGactctttccctctctttccTCGGCAAAAATGGAGTAAAACCAGAGGAAGGCTTGCTTGCTTCTCCCGTGAATCAGCACAACCGTCTgggttctctctctttcttctctgtcgacgacaacaacaacaacgggGTATCCATCATGGCGATTTCGAACCAGAGTATAAAGCCGTAGGCCTTTGGAGTTCCGCAACTGAAGGAAGGTTCAGACCAAGCCTCGCAACAGGAGAGGCAGCAACCTCCCCACTTCCCCCGGTCGCTGCGTCACTGGTCACAAGCAGCGGCAGCGGCAGCAGCAAGCTTGTCATTTCCTGGAATTCCGTCAACAAAAGGAATCCCTGAATCCGCATCATCATCGTTGCAATTCTGAACCTGCACCCGCAACCGACGATCACCAACACTTGAACCAAAAGGAAAGCTCGAGCCAAAAGATACAACTAGAGCACGGaagatattttcttttcttaattcaACTAGAGCACGGAAGGCAAAAGTTTCAAATGGAACAAAGCCACGTCAAGTCTTAAATGGCACAAAGCCATATCAAATgtcaaatggcacgaagcctcGTCAACTTTCAAATGGTACGAAGCGACAAGTCTCATATAAGATAAAGTCGCTACAAGGCTCAAATGGCtctaaaaaatacaaatatttctTTAGGGTGTCATCCACTAATTGAAAATACTAAATCATTGTGAACTACATCGTTTTGATTATATCAAGGATACATAGGCAATCTATTACCATATTTTAGACACAACCGTAAAGCCCAAATACAAAACAGAATCCCTGGTTTATTCAACCAAATTCAtccaaataaaccaaaaaccaaatctTTTTTAGTGGGTTATTCACTCactaaaaatcccaaaccaaatcaTAAACTActgagtgacttgatcccttaaaagggtacgtaggcaatctagggctcAACCTAGGTGCaatcacaaaatcaaataaaaacaacacaacaacaacaacaacaaagccttttcccactaagtggggtcggctatatgaatcctagaacgccattgcgctcggttttgtgtcatgtcctccgttagatccaagtactctaagtcttttcttagagtctcttccaaagttttcctaggtcttcctctaccccttcggccctgaacctctgtcccgtagtcacatcttcgaaccggagcgtcattcggccttctttacacatgtccaaatcaccggagccgattttctctcatctttcctacaatttcggctactcctactttacctcggatatcctcattcccaatcttatcctttctcgtgtgcccacacatcccacgaagcatcctcatctccgctacacccattttgtgtacgtgctgatgcttcaccgcccaacattctgtgccatacaacatcgctggccttattgccgtcctataaaattttcccttgagcttcagtggcctacgacggtcacacaacacgccggatgcattcttacacttcatccatcccgctcgtattctatggttgagatctccatctaattctccgttctcttgcaagatagatcctaggtagcgaaaacggtcgctttttgtgatcttcgctagattgctccggtcattagtgtggataagtatataaatggatagagataggaaagcaaacacaagatgtacgtggttcacccagattggctacgtccacggaatagaagaggtctcattaattgtgaagggtttacacaagtacataggttcaagctctcctttagtgagtacaagtgaatgatttagtacaaatgacattaggaaatattgtgggagaatgatctcgtaatcacgaaacttctaagtatcagagtgtggtgtcgtcttgacttgccttatctgtctcataggtagatgtggcatcttctctggaagtactcttcctccatccaggggtggtatctttaactggtggagatgcacaaggtaatgtatcaatttcacttgaagcttacttgtagtttcaggcttggtcaagcgcgatacaaaccatgtagtaggagtcccccaagtcgccgagctagggggtctgctgaaagaggtgacagacaaggtaagcaatcagagtttcgactgattgttcaccttctccccatcttgtagcagcatgaaggataaagagaagaaaaatgagaagagatgatatgaaatacttttgcttttgaagaagtaactttccacaggcttattcttgaactgagctggagggttttctggtttcctccagagtataaggccgactgaagaatttgagggtcaaaacaagtccatcaaatctagagtacgttccaccctgctgatatgggatacgtttgcttttgacagagtaatggatgtatcggcacgtgtgctgttacgcttgtctccacatgcttccttgtatccttcgcacttgccctatctgttcctcaagcagatgcggaatcttccctggaaacataaggtgttgaagatgagtactcgagagcaatgccaggtaagtaatcaggtaaggggttccaggcagtcaattcctggctggaagcttgattccaagtgctgactgattgctctctttctccttgtcttgcaggtaaaaacaaggccaaaggaaaagacagggaaaaagcatgatatgggatactcttgcttttaaccctgatgatatgagatattcttgctctagtatagcttgtttgcagaggtattatcggggggaaagaaagctgaatatttcgaaaggcttcgttgggagtgccctctcagatatgatgaagggttgagcatttttgcaggtctgcctgtctgttggggatggaggtcgacatatataggagtctccctaacaagtagtaatgttattcctttaccctgcttggtcatagcacggtagtgggagctgccagtttcacatgttttaactctgtcagagcactttgaaaaagtggtctgtggtatctggctctcgagattcggagaacgatgcctcttcgatttttgagaaagcaa
Proteins encoded in this region:
- the LOC126592699 gene encoding uncharacterized protein LOC126592699 isoform X2 is translated as METCRASKSSEKVPRVSLEFRVDRLSSLPDEITHRILSLLPFGDLSRFGSLSKRCRELHLSTPSFRLDLSKVDISTCDKWSRFANSVDRFLDHRGESRILHFGIRFDVREHIFGNETPCICEGVGRRFISWIENALRCKVEILDLDISRIHLANGVGDITIESSSLKSFSISSNSWTVRRLKIIGHKLEDVRIDWRSEWCTTVSIFASDVKNLEWDGITVNHQLGTLERAELSLADIIRRDLSPDVKAVDFLTSVHRVKALTLNHNTIKALFKKGIPPLENVFYFSMKIGNFSIELVLALVPILRAMPNLTILDVKSSPPRCILNECSGLTMEYWRSSNLPFLSQLKEVTVDLNRHFYGTNQIEFIRFILEDAQSLRKMVIIHPLGLGKGHLKRLNESEKTSNARIVYRRFK
- the LOC126592699 gene encoding uncharacterized protein LOC126592699 isoform X3, which translates into the protein METCRASKSSEKVPRVSLEFRVDRLSSLPDEITHRILSLLPFGDLSRFGSLSKRCRELHLSTPSFRLDLSKVDISTCDKWSRFANSVDRFLDHRGESRILHFGIRFDVREHIFGNETPCICEGVGRRFISWIENALRCKVEILDLDISRIHLANGVGDITIESSSLKSFSISSNSWTVRRLKIIGHKLEDVRIDWRSEWCTTVSIFASDVKNLEWDGITVNHQLGTLERAELSLADIIRRDLSPDVKAVDFLTSVHRVKALTLNHNTIKALFKKGIPPLENVFYFSMKIGNFSIELVLALVPILRAMPNLTILDVKSSPPRCILNECSGLTMEYWRSSKLPFLSQLKDVTVDLNRHFYGSNQIEFIRFILEDAQSLRKMVIIYPLRLGKGHLKKLTESEKISNAHVVYRRFK
- the LOC126592699 gene encoding uncharacterized protein LOC126592699 isoform X1, with the translated sequence METCRASKSSEKVPRVSLEFRVDRLSSLPDEITHRILSLLPFGDLSRFGSLSKRCRELHLSTPSFRLDLSKVDISTCDKWSRFANSVDRFLDHRGESRILHFGIRFDVREHIFGNETPCICEGVGRRFISWIENALRCKVEILDLDISRIHLANGVGDITIESSSLKSFSISSNSWTVRRLKIIGHKLEDVRIDWRSEWCTTVSIFASDVKNLEWDGITVNHQLGTLERAELSLADIIRRDLSPDVKAVDFLTSVHRVKALTLNHNTIKALFKKGIPPLENVFDFSMKIGNFSIELVLALVPILRAMPNLTILDVKSSTPPRCLLNECSGLTMEYWRSSKLPFLSQLKDVTVDLNRHFYGSNQIEFIRFILEDAQSLRKMVIIYPLRLGKGHLKKLTESEKISNAHVVYRRFK